AGTAATTGAGGACATTTAGTCGGTCTTTTACGTTTCATATCCATAAAAACCAAAACCGTATTTGCCGTAGCCAATAATTCTCCTGCTTCATTCGTAATTTCATAATCAAATTCTATTCGTACCGCAGGTTTTTTGTTCAAAATAACTTTAACAGTTATTAAATCGTCATACAAAGCTGGCTTCAAATATTTTATCGATAAACTGATTACCGGAAGCATTATTCCGCCTTCCTCCATGTTTTTGTAAGAAATACCCAACGCTCTTAACCATTCTACTCTTGCTAATTCTAAATATTGAGCAT
The genomic region above belongs to Maribacter hydrothermalis and contains:
- a CDS encoding acyl-CoA thioesterase; its protein translation is MRTNEISFRIRYSETDQMGVVYHGNYAQYLELARVEWLRALGISYKNMEEGGIMLPVISLSIKYLKPALYDDLITVKVILNKKPAVRIEFDYEITNEAGELLATANTVLVFMDMKRKRPTKCPQLLLDKLKY